Proteins found in one Cobetia sp. L2A1 genomic segment:
- the pheT gene encoding phenylalanine--tRNA ligase subunit beta — protein MKFSEQWLREWVSPELSTQQLADQVTMAGLEVDGIEPVAGEFSGVVVAEVKDKQSHPEADRLNVCQVDDGSADLVQVVCGAPNVAIGQKVFFARVGAKLPGDFKIRKAKLRGVESRGMICGASELGLEDDASDGIMVLPADAPIGHDAREWLNLDDNAIEVDLTPNRGDCLSVKGLAREVAVLNRLAVTAPTIAPVTAVIDDTFPVAVSAPQGCPRYLGRVVRGVNVAATSPLWLEERLRRSGIRSIDPVVDITNYVLLELGQPMHAFDLACLNGGIDVRMAKAEEPLTLLDGQEIALRNDTLVIADENGPLAIAGVMGGKGSGVSADTQDIFFEAAFFAPLTIAGKARSYGLHTDSSHRFERGVDAQLQRDAIERATALLIEIAGGQPGPVIEVASDAELPKAAVVSLSAASVERTLGMALPNDEIVEILERLGMQLTANGEGHWQVTVPSWRFDVSIEADLIEELARIHGYNNLPVSRPNARLTPAVSHEATQPLTSLRRQLVARGYQEAISYSFVAPEQQKALDPEGVAPSLANPISSDMAVMRSSLWPGLVKALSHNLNRQQSRVRLFETGLVFRGELDTLDQIPMVGGLISGTRVPEGWNGGREKVDFFDLKGDVEALLALGGNLDAWRFEAAEHPALHPGQSARLLLNGEPVGWMGALHPATRAELGLKVEVFVFEMTLAAACAGRLPRFAALSKYPEVRRDLAFVVKESVHVQSLLDAIRAQAGEWLTDLRLFDVYQGQGVADGHKSLALGLTWQHPSRTLNDDEINQLVDAIVTDGHTRFGAALRA, from the coding sequence ATGAAATTTTCCGAACAGTGGCTGCGTGAGTGGGTGTCGCCGGAACTGAGCACCCAGCAGCTGGCCGATCAGGTCACCATGGCCGGTCTTGAAGTTGATGGTATCGAGCCAGTCGCTGGTGAGTTTTCTGGTGTCGTCGTGGCTGAGGTCAAGGACAAGCAGTCGCATCCGGAGGCCGATCGCCTCAATGTTTGTCAGGTCGATGATGGTTCCGCCGATCTGGTGCAGGTCGTCTGTGGCGCGCCAAACGTCGCCATAGGCCAGAAGGTGTTTTTCGCACGTGTCGGTGCGAAGCTGCCGGGCGACTTCAAGATTCGCAAGGCCAAGCTGCGTGGTGTCGAATCCCGCGGCATGATCTGCGGCGCCTCCGAACTAGGCCTTGAAGATGATGCCTCTGACGGCATCATGGTGCTGCCGGCAGATGCGCCTATCGGTCATGACGCACGTGAGTGGTTGAATCTCGATGACAATGCTATCGAGGTCGATCTGACGCCCAATCGTGGCGATTGCTTGAGCGTCAAGGGACTGGCGCGCGAGGTCGCTGTGCTCAATCGCCTTGCCGTGACGGCGCCGACCATCGCACCGGTGACAGCTGTCATCGATGATACCTTCCCTGTGGCCGTTAGTGCGCCGCAGGGTTGCCCGCGCTACCTGGGTCGTGTGGTCCGTGGCGTCAATGTGGCCGCGACGTCTCCTCTGTGGCTGGAAGAGCGTTTACGCCGCAGCGGCATTCGCAGCATCGATCCAGTGGTCGATATCACCAATTATGTGCTGCTTGAACTCGGTCAACCGATGCATGCCTTCGATCTGGCCTGCCTGAACGGTGGCATCGACGTACGCATGGCAAAAGCCGAGGAGCCGCTGACGCTGCTCGATGGCCAGGAGATCGCCCTACGTAACGATACCCTGGTCATCGCTGATGAGAATGGCCCGTTGGCCATTGCGGGCGTGATGGGTGGCAAGGGTAGCGGTGTGAGTGCTGATACTCAGGATATCTTCTTCGAAGCTGCCTTCTTTGCTCCGCTGACGATTGCCGGCAAGGCTCGTAGCTATGGCTTGCATACTGACAGTTCGCACCGTTTCGAGCGTGGTGTTGATGCCCAGTTGCAGCGTGACGCCATTGAGCGCGCGACTGCTTTGTTGATCGAGATTGCCGGTGGCCAGCCGGGTCCGGTCATCGAAGTCGCCAGCGACGCGGAGCTGCCCAAGGCTGCGGTAGTGAGCCTGAGTGCTGCCAGTGTCGAGCGTACGTTGGGCATGGCGCTACCGAATGACGAGATTGTCGAGATTCTTGAACGTCTAGGTATGCAGCTGACTGCCAATGGCGAAGGTCACTGGCAGGTCACGGTGCCGAGCTGGCGTTTTGACGTCAGTATCGAAGCTGATCTGATCGAAGAGCTGGCGCGTATTCACGGGTATAACAACCTGCCCGTCAGTCGCCCCAATGCACGTTTGACGCCTGCGGTTTCTCACGAGGCGACACAGCCGCTGACGAGTCTGCGTCGTCAGCTGGTCGCGCGTGGGTATCAGGAAGCGATCAGCTACAGCTTTGTGGCGCCGGAGCAGCAGAAAGCACTGGACCCAGAGGGTGTGGCACCGTCACTGGCGAACCCGATTTCCAGTGATATGGCTGTCATGCGCAGCTCGCTGTGGCCGGGACTGGTCAAGGCGCTTAGCCACAACCTGAATCGTCAGCAGTCGCGCGTGCGCTTGTTCGAGACAGGCCTGGTATTTCGTGGTGAGCTGGATACGCTCGACCAGATTCCGATGGTGGGTGGTCTGATCAGTGGTACGCGCGTGCCGGAGGGCTGGAATGGCGGTCGCGAAAAGGTCGATTTCTTTGATCTCAAGGGCGATGTCGAAGCACTGCTGGCGCTGGGTGGCAATCTTGACGCATGGCGCTTTGAGGCTGCTGAGCATCCTGCGCTACATCCGGGGCAAAGTGCTCGTTTGCTACTGAATGGCGAACCGGTCGGCTGGATGGGTGCACTGCATCCCGCTACTCGTGCGGAGCTGGGTCTGAAGGTTGAGGTGTTCGTCTTCGAGATGACACTCGCCGCTGCCTGTGCCGGACGTCTACCGCGTTTCGCGGCGCTGTCGAAGTACCCGGAAGTGCGTCGTGACCTGGCGTTTGTGGTAAAAGAGAGCGTGCATGTACAGTCATTGCTCGATGCTATCCGGGCTCAGGCCGGAGAATGGCTGACTGATCTGCGTCTATTTGATGTTTATCAGGGCCAGGGGGTAGCCGATGGTCACAAGTCGCTCGCTCTGGGCTTGACCTGGCAGCATCCTTCGCGCACGCTCAATGATGATGAAATCAATCAGTTAGTCGATGCGATCGTCACCGATGGCCATACACGCTTCGGGGCGGCGCTGAGAGCATGA
- the ihfA gene encoding integration host factor subunit alpha, which yields MGALTKAELAEHLHADLGMSKREAKSMVEVFFDEIRGCLRENEQVKLSGFGNFDLRDKRERPGRNPKTGEEIPISARRVVTFRPGQKLKARVDEYDGEGHTHQRLEEHDDHDEHDDHDDDDH from the coding sequence ATGGGAGCGTTGACCAAGGCGGAACTCGCCGAGCATCTGCATGCAGATCTTGGCATGTCCAAGCGTGAAGCCAAATCGATGGTAGAAGTCTTCTTCGATGAGATTCGCGGCTGTCTGCGTGAGAACGAACAGGTGAAGCTGTCCGGATTTGGCAACTTTGACCTGCGTGACAAGCGTGAGCGTCCTGGGCGTAACCCTAAGACCGGCGAAGAGATTCCGATCTCTGCGCGTCGCGTGGTGACCTTCCGCCCTGGCCAGAAGCTCAAGGCTCGTGTGGATGAGTACGACGGCGAAGGCCATACGCATCAGCGCCTTGAAGAGCATGACGATCACGACGAGCATGATGATCACGATGATGATGATCATTAG
- a CDS encoding TrkH family potassium uptake protein, whose protein sequence is MRHHYRRYLRPLTRSPRGPIIHLSPPEILLGGFLGLSLLGACLLKLPGMHHEGLSWLSALFTATSAVTVTGLSVTPLSEFTVYGQAVVMVLIQLGGLGFMTLAALSLIMLGQRLPMHQTSLVREALNRSSSREIGRLLKMITVFALTLELVGALLLAIDWVPRHGWYQGLWLSLFHSISSFNNAGFTLWPDSLIRDAANPLVTGVISVLFMTGGIGFAVIGELRERRREYGWRVLLQPSRFSVQTRLILEATVILNLLSLVVILALEWRNPGTLGGMATQGERILAAAFTAVTPRTAGFSVIDTSAMTHASTLWTMALMFIGGGSGSTASGIKLTTFVVLLLTTRSFLRREASPSLHGRRIGDETIFKAISVALAALLLIFTMLFALTITDPDHDFLTLAFEIVSAFGTVGLSRGLTPELSAPGQLIIIITMLLGRTGPLALGYLLATRKHHGINYARTELSIG, encoded by the coding sequence GTGAGGCATCATTATCGGCGCTATCTACGTCCACTGACACGCTCACCGCGCGGCCCGATCATTCACCTGTCACCACCAGAAATACTGCTCGGTGGCTTTCTTGGCTTGAGCCTGCTTGGCGCCTGCCTGCTCAAGCTACCTGGCATGCACCATGAAGGCCTGAGCTGGCTGTCAGCACTGTTCACCGCAACATCGGCAGTCACGGTGACAGGACTGTCCGTCACGCCCCTCAGCGAATTCACTGTCTATGGTCAGGCAGTCGTGATGGTATTGATCCAGCTGGGCGGCCTTGGCTTCATGACACTGGCCGCTCTTTCGCTGATCATGCTGGGACAGCGATTGCCGATGCATCAAACCAGTCTGGTCCGCGAAGCACTGAACCGGAGCAGCTCTCGCGAAATTGGCCGTCTGCTCAAGATGATTACCGTTTTCGCACTGACACTCGAGCTTGTCGGGGCATTGCTGCTGGCCATTGATTGGGTGCCACGTCATGGCTGGTATCAAGGCTTGTGGCTGAGCCTCTTCCACTCCATATCGTCGTTCAACAATGCTGGCTTCACCTTATGGCCAGACAGCTTGATTCGCGATGCCGCCAATCCTTTGGTGACTGGCGTGATCAGCGTGCTGTTCATGACCGGTGGCATTGGCTTTGCCGTCATTGGAGAGCTCCGCGAGCGACGCCGCGAATATGGTTGGCGTGTACTCCTTCAGCCATCTCGCTTCTCAGTGCAGACACGGCTAATTCTCGAGGCCACTGTCATACTTAACCTGTTAAGTCTGGTGGTGATTCTGGCACTGGAATGGCGAAACCCCGGCACACTGGGCGGGATGGCCACTCAGGGCGAACGCATACTGGCCGCCGCCTTCACTGCGGTCACGCCACGCACTGCGGGATTCAGCGTCATTGACACCTCTGCGATGACTCACGCCAGCACGCTATGGACCATGGCATTGATGTTCATCGGCGGCGGCAGCGGCTCAACGGCCAGCGGCATCAAGCTGACGACCTTCGTGGTACTGCTGCTGACCACTCGCTCCTTCTTGCGCCGAGAAGCGTCCCCCTCATTGCATGGCCGACGTATTGGTGATGAGACCATCTTCAAGGCGATCTCCGTGGCGCTGGCCGCCCTGCTACTGATTTTCACCATGCTGTTTGCGCTGACCATCACTGATCCAGACCACGACTTTCTGACACTCGCCTTCGAGATAGTCTCTGCCTTTGGCACCGTGGGCCTGAGTCGGGGCCTGACACCAGAGCTTTCGGCGCCCGGGCAGCTGATCATCATCATCACCATGTTGCTAGGGCGTACCGGCCCGCTGGCACTGGGCTATCTATTGGCGACACGCAAGCATCATGGCATCAACTATGCTCGCACAGAGCTTTCCATTGGCTGA
- a CDS encoding sodium-dependent transporter, producing the protein MTARQQPKNLWISRWGFILAATGSAVGLGNIWKFPYITGEYGGGAFVLVYLACILAVGVPVMMAEIALGRRGRGSPIDAIATLARESGASPLWRVFGWLAMLAGFMILSFYVVVAGWSFSYLWKMASGALSGQSVAELGVIFDAGNASPWALGGWATLVTIITMLIVGRGVQEGVEKSVRWMMPGMVIMLMIMIGYALTSGNFSAGFHFLFDFDMTKLTSEGLLAALGHAFFTLSLASGAILTYGSYLPAGTSIARTTFTVAIADTLVALMAGLAIFPIIFANGMDPSSGPGLIFMSLPVAFNQMPFGQFFGVLFFAMLSIAALTSAISMIEATVAWLTENRNMSRIKASWIAGVALWLVAMFAMLSFNLGAEWKFAGKHFFDWLDYLTSRWMMPIGGIAMAVLAGFVFKSSMMRDELDLSAGGYRLWVFMIRYVSPVCIVAIFVDALGLANLEIGDWPYFLAAILIACLIGEMLSPRLRERAPAR; encoded by the coding sequence ATGACGGCAAGACAGCAACCCAAGAATCTCTGGATCAGTCGTTGGGGCTTTATCCTCGCGGCCACCGGCTCCGCTGTGGGGCTGGGTAATATTTGGAAATTCCCGTATATCACCGGTGAATATGGTGGTGGCGCTTTCGTGCTGGTCTATCTGGCCTGCATTCTGGCGGTAGGCGTGCCGGTCATGATGGCCGAGATCGCCTTGGGGCGTCGCGGACGCGGTAGTCCGATTGATGCGATCGCGACTCTGGCCCGCGAGTCCGGTGCTAGTCCGCTATGGCGAGTTTTCGGCTGGCTGGCGATGTTGGCCGGCTTCATGATCCTGTCGTTCTATGTGGTGGTAGCGGGATGGTCATTCAGCTACCTGTGGAAAATGGCCAGCGGCGCGCTGTCGGGGCAAAGTGTTGCTGAACTGGGCGTTATTTTTGACGCTGGCAATGCCAGTCCCTGGGCGCTGGGCGGCTGGGCTACTCTGGTCACCATCATCACGATGCTGATCGTTGGGCGTGGCGTTCAGGAGGGCGTCGAGAAGAGTGTGCGCTGGATGATGCCGGGCATGGTGATCATGCTGATGATCATGATCGGGTATGCGCTGACCTCGGGTAACTTCTCGGCAGGTTTCCACTTTCTGTTTGATTTTGATATGACCAAGCTGACCAGTGAAGGCCTGTTGGCGGCGCTGGGGCATGCCTTCTTCACGCTATCACTGGCCTCTGGTGCCATTCTGACCTACGGCTCCTATCTGCCGGCGGGTACGTCGATTGCACGTACCACCTTTACGGTCGCGATCGCTGACACCCTGGTGGCGCTGATGGCTGGGCTGGCGATCTTCCCGATCATCTTTGCCAATGGCATGGACCCGTCCTCCGGCCCTGGGTTGATCTTCATGAGTCTGCCGGTGGCCTTCAATCAGATGCCCTTTGGTCAATTTTTTGGCGTACTGTTCTTTGCCATGTTGTCGATCGCGGCACTGACCTCGGCGATTTCAATGATTGAGGCTACGGTTGCCTGGCTGACCGAGAACCGCAACATGAGTCGCATAAAGGCTTCCTGGATCGCCGGTGTAGCACTGTGGCTTGTCGCGATGTTTGCGATGCTGTCGTTCAATCTGGGCGCGGAGTGGAAGTTTGCTGGCAAGCACTTCTTCGATTGGCTTGATTACTTGACCTCACGCTGGATGATGCCGATCGGAGGCATCGCCATGGCGGTGCTGGCTGGGTTTGTCTTCAAGAGCAGCATGATGCGTGATGAACTGGATCTGAGCGCTGGTGGTTATCGTCTTTGGGTGTTCATGATTCGCTATGTCAGCCCAGTATGTATTGTCGCAATCTTTGTCGACGCGCTGGGCCTCGCGAATCTGGAAATTGGCGACTGGCCCTATTTCCTTGCTGCAATCTTGATCGCCTGTCTGATCGGAGAGATGCTTTCACCGCGTTTACGTGAGCGAGCACCTGCAAGATAA
- the pheS gene encoding phenylalanine--tRNA ligase subunit alpha: protein MEHLSTLVDEARTAIQAAGDVQTLDEVRVRFLGKKGEITALLKGLGKLSPEERPKAGETINEAKQLLSGELDARRNTLETAALNARLASERIDVTLPGRGEPVGGLHPVTRTLERIESFFSRIGYGVAEGPEIEDDHHNFEALNIPSHHPARAMHDTFYFDATRLLRTHTSPVQVRSMKASEPPIRIVCPGRVYRCDSDLTHTPMFHQVEGLLVDENVSFADLKGTVEEFLHTFFERDDLEVRFRPSYFPFTEPSAEVDIQCVMCAGDGCRVCSHTGWLEVMGCGMVHPEVFRHSGIDSERFRGFAFGMGVERLAMLRYGVNDLRLFFENDLRFLRQFS, encoded by the coding sequence CACCCTGGTGGACGAAGCACGCACCGCGATCCAGGCGGCCGGAGACGTCCAGACCCTCGATGAGGTTCGGGTACGCTTCCTGGGCAAGAAGGGCGAGATCACCGCATTGCTCAAGGGATTGGGCAAGCTGTCTCCCGAAGAGCGTCCCAAGGCCGGTGAGACCATCAACGAAGCCAAGCAGCTGCTTAGTGGCGAGTTGGATGCGCGGCGCAATACGCTGGAAACGGCTGCACTCAATGCACGTCTGGCCTCGGAGCGAATCGACGTGACGTTGCCGGGACGTGGTGAGCCGGTGGGTGGTCTGCATCCGGTCACGCGTACGCTTGAGCGTATTGAAAGTTTCTTCTCGCGGATTGGTTATGGTGTCGCGGAAGGTCCTGAGATTGAGGACGATCATCATAACTTCGAAGCGCTGAACATTCCGTCGCACCATCCGGCGCGCGCGATGCACGACACCTTCTACTTTGATGCGACACGCCTGCTGCGCACGCATACGTCACCGGTACAGGTACGTAGCATGAAGGCCAGTGAGCCACCGATACGTATTGTGTGTCCGGGCCGTGTCTATCGTTGTGATTCTGATTTGACGCACACGCCGATGTTCCATCAGGTCGAAGGCCTGCTGGTCGACGAGAACGTCAGCTTTGCCGATCTCAAGGGCACGGTAGAAGAATTCCTGCATACCTTCTTCGAGCGCGATGATCTGGAAGTACGTTTCCGCCCGTCCTATTTCCCATTCACCGAGCCGTCCGCTGAAGTCGATATCCAGTGCGTGATGTGTGCCGGTGATGGCTGTCGTGTCTGCTCCCACACCGGCTGGCTAGAGGTGATGGGTTGCGGCATGGTGCATCCGGAAGTCTTCCGTCACTCCGGTATCGATAGCGAGCGCTTCCGCGGCTTCGCCTTCGGCATGGGCGTGGAGCGTCTGGCGATGCTGCGTTATGGCGTCAACGACCTGCGGTTGTTCTTCGAGAACGACCTGCGTTTCCTTCGCCAGTTCAGCTAG
- a CDS encoding potassium channel family protein: protein MHRQFAVIGLGYFGATVARELRRHEHEVLGVDPDEKRLNAVADLLNQAVIADPTDEHALRELGLDQFDAVLIDLSDSMEQSLTCALLARELGAKELWVKATSDAHHKLLSKLGVDHIVHPEYDLGVRVAESLAYHAMVDFIHLGDHQFVVELEVSERLCDECLQLDQLPLGDDISVVALRKGKTLDRSPAPDTPLNHGDHLVLIGELSALRKLGSHL, encoded by the coding sequence ATGCATCGTCAATTTGCGGTCATAGGACTTGGTTACTTCGGCGCTACGGTTGCCCGTGAGCTCAGGCGTCACGAACATGAGGTACTGGGCGTCGATCCTGATGAGAAACGCCTCAACGCTGTCGCTGACCTTCTCAATCAAGCGGTCATCGCCGACCCAACGGATGAACATGCCCTCCGTGAGCTGGGGCTAGATCAATTCGACGCTGTACTGATTGACCTCTCCGACTCCATGGAGCAAAGCTTGACCTGTGCCCTGCTTGCCCGTGAGCTGGGCGCAAAGGAGTTATGGGTCAAGGCCACGTCCGATGCCCACCACAAGCTACTCAGCAAATTGGGTGTCGATCACATCGTACATCCTGAATATGACCTGGGCGTACGGGTTGCTGAAAGCCTTGCCTACCATGCAATGGTCGACTTCATCCATCTTGGAGATCATCAGTTTGTGGTTGAACTGGAAGTCAGTGAGCGGCTATGTGATGAATGCCTGCAGCTCGATCAGCTACCACTGGGCGATGACATCAGCGTGGTTGCCTTGCGCAAGGGTAAGACACTCGACCGCTCGCCAGCTCCCGACACGCCTCTCAATCATGGCGACCATCTTGTATTGATTGGAGAGCTAAGCGCCTTGCGCAAGCTAGGGTCACATCTGTGA